From Halobacillus sp. Marseille-Q1614, the proteins below share one genomic window:
- a CDS encoding asparaginase, with the protein MKNILVIHTGGTISMKEDKETGEVNTQGRHPLEEISTLLKGVTEIEDEILFYLPSPHIRPDHMLQLGRHIHERLSQKEYDGIVITHGTDTLEETAYFLDLFLQTKKPVIVTGAMRSSNEIGSDGLYNLLTAIRVASCDEAQSKGVLVVMNDEIHAAKNVTKTSTSNVATFQSPQYGPIGITTKKDVFFHHKTTHYDSYPIQQLSKKVSLIKAYAGMDGTIIDAVRKSGVNGIVIEALGQGNLPPETIPAIEKTIKQGVPIVLVSRCYQGIVQDTYGYEGGGRQLSDLGVIFANGLTGPKARIKLLVVLEMTSNPMELTPMFSY; encoded by the coding sequence TTGAAAAACATATTAGTTATACATACAGGCGGAACAATATCGATGAAAGAAGACAAAGAAACAGGAGAGGTTAATACCCAGGGACGGCATCCGCTCGAGGAAATTTCCACTCTTTTAAAAGGAGTAACAGAAATAGAAGATGAAATTCTTTTTTATCTCCCTTCTCCCCATATCCGGCCGGACCACATGCTTCAGCTGGGCCGGCATATTCACGAAAGGCTCTCTCAGAAAGAATATGATGGCATTGTCATCACCCATGGAACGGACACACTTGAAGAGACAGCCTATTTCCTGGATTTATTTTTACAGACGAAAAAGCCGGTCATTGTTACCGGCGCTATGAGATCGAGTAATGAGATTGGTTCAGACGGGTTATACAACTTACTGACCGCAATAAGAGTGGCGAGCTGCGATGAGGCACAGAGCAAAGGCGTTCTCGTCGTAATGAATGATGAAATCCATGCAGCTAAAAATGTGACGAAGACATCTACGAGTAACGTTGCTACTTTTCAAAGCCCGCAGTATGGGCCTATTGGGATAACGACAAAAAAAGATGTATTCTTTCATCATAAAACCACTCACTACGATTCATATCCAATTCAGCAGTTAAGTAAAAAGGTCAGCTTGATTAAAGCCTACGCGGGAATGGATGGCACAATCATTGACGCTGTCAGAAAGAGCGGTGTAAACGGAATTGTTATTGAAGCCTTAGGACAAGGAAACCTTCCGCCTGAAACGATCCCGGCTATTGAGAAAACGATTAAGCAAGGTGTGCCTATCGTCCTCGTTTCCCGCTGTTACCAGGGCATTGTACAAGATACGTATGGTTATGAAGGCGGCGGTCGTCAGCTGAGCGATTTAGGAGTGATCTTTGCCAATGGTCTAACAGGTCCTAAAGCTAGAATAAAATTGCTGGTTGTGCTTGAAATGACGAGCAACCCTATGGAACTTACACCTATGTTTAGTTATTAA
- the sleB gene encoding spore cortex-lytic enzyme translates to MFWKKIVMVALLFSLVIFPIPQLNDGYKSYAFTNQVIQHGAVGQDVIELQGRLKFLGFYNGKVDGVFGWGTYWAVRNFQYEFGMEIDGLVGPEVKNKLVKATKGYNPQANQGGGGGGGQGTPSEPTAVNVPGGYSQNDIKLMANAVYGEARGEPYIGQVAVAAVILNRVESATFPNTVSGVIFEPRAFTAVADGQIWLTPNDTAEQAVLDAINGWDPSGNASYYFNPNTATSGWIWSRPQIKQIGKHIFCK, encoded by the coding sequence ATGTTTTGGAAAAAAATAGTGATGGTAGCTTTACTGTTTTCTCTTGTAATTTTCCCTATTCCGCAGCTAAATGATGGCTACAAATCTTACGCGTTCACGAATCAAGTGATTCAGCATGGAGCCGTCGGCCAGGATGTTATAGAACTGCAGGGAAGACTGAAATTTCTCGGATTTTATAACGGCAAGGTAGATGGTGTTTTCGGTTGGGGAACCTATTGGGCTGTTAGAAATTTTCAATATGAATTTGGAATGGAAATTGATGGACTGGTCGGTCCGGAAGTTAAAAACAAATTAGTAAAAGCAACAAAAGGTTATAATCCGCAGGCTAATCAGGGAGGCGGCGGTGGCGGCGGCCAGGGAACACCGTCTGAACCGACGGCTGTAAATGTACCAGGAGGTTATTCGCAAAATGATATTAAGCTGATGGCTAACGCCGTTTACGGAGAAGCCAGAGGAGAGCCTTACATCGGCCAGGTGGCTGTAGCTGCCGTTATTTTAAACCGTGTAGAAAGCGCGACATTCCCTAATACTGTGTCTGGAGTTATTTTTGAGCCGCGCGCCTTTACGGCTGTAGCTGACGGACAAATATGGCTTACCCCAAATGATACGGCAGAACAAGCCGTTCTCGATGCTATCAATGGCTGGGATCCTTCAGGAAATGCTAGTTATTATTTCAATCCCAATACGGCGACTTCGGGCTGGATTTGGTCACGTCCGCAAATTAAGCAAATCGGCAAACATATTTTTTGTAAATAG
- the prsW gene encoding glutamic-type intramembrane protease PrsW — protein sequence MAVLTVAIAPALALMTFIYLSKRIELEPLPLIVRMFLIGALLVFPIMFIQHAIEIENIFQGRAVKSFFQIALLEEFIKWFFLMFAAYRHAAFDHHYDGIIYGVSISLGFATVENIIYLFANGIEVALIRALFPVSSHALFGILMGYYLGKAKFSPANKKTSLALALVIPFSLHGLYAYFVVTAIWLYVLIPFMVVLWIVGMRKINMANRHHEQIFERLYK from the coding sequence ATGGCTGTATTAACTGTAGCTATTGCCCCTGCGTTAGCGTTAATGACATTTATATATTTAAGTAAGAGAATTGAACTAGAACCTCTGCCGCTTATCGTCCGGATGTTTTTAATCGGTGCTCTGCTCGTATTTCCGATTATGTTCATTCAGCATGCCATTGAAATAGAAAATATCTTTCAGGGAAGAGCTGTTAAGTCATTCTTCCAGATCGCTTTATTAGAAGAGTTTATTAAATGGTTCTTTCTGATGTTTGCAGCCTACCGCCATGCAGCATTTGACCATCACTATGACGGGATCATATATGGTGTTTCGATCAGTTTAGGGTTTGCTACGGTGGAGAATATTATTTATCTTTTTGCAAATGGGATTGAAGTAGCATTGATACGAGCGCTTTTCCCTGTATCTTCCCATGCCTTATTCGGGATTTTAATGGGGTATTATCTTGGCAAAGCTAAATTTTCGCCTGCGAATAAAAAAACTTCGCTTGCTCTTGCCTTAGTCATTCCATTCTCTCTTCATGGACTATATGCCTATTTCGTAGTAACTGCGATCTGGCTGTACGTTCTCATACCTTTTATGGTTGTTTTATGGATTGTTGGAATGAGGAAGATTAATATGGCTAACAGGCACCACGAACAGATTTTTGAACGATTATATAAATGA
- a CDS encoding flagellar brake protein: protein MRKRYKCKLVDYSDTLLVVDYPVKITSLKTAFFLEGAKFQASFSSGDDAVYSFAAEVRAQES from the coding sequence CTGCGAAAACGATATAAGTGTAAGCTTGTGGATTATTCAGATACACTGCTGGTTGTTGATTACCCTGTGAAAATTACTAGTTTAAAGACAGCTTTTTTCTTGGAAGGGGCTAAGTTTCAAGCGAGTTTTTCCAGTGGAGATGATGCTGTCTATTCATTTGCTGCTGAAGTTAGAGCGCAAGAATCTTAA
- the ypeB gene encoding germination protein YpeB, with protein sequence MFRWITITLLTIAVIGLGVFGYKEHQDKNAILIQAENNYQRAFHELTYDVDMLHDKIGSTLAMNSHKQLSPQLAEIWRLTSEASSDVGQLPLTLLPFNKTEEFLHNIGDFAYKTAVRDLEKDPLTDDEIAGLEGLYKQSGEIRDELRQVQSVVLEDNLRWMDVELALATNDENGDNTIINGFKTVEKSMDGFQETNRENGFAIETQQMSNPKIEGKEINEDQARNIAKDWFGDSGNSKITITKSGKGADIPTITASYQKGETNGYMDISQNGGYPLTLMVSRQVNEPKIGLNEASIEAEKYLDKLNLKDMELAESSQYDNVGVFRYVYSKDGVRYYPRTIHLKVALDNGELLGLSAREFFSNNSEPINAEPKISEEEAREMLNPNLEIQDNYLAVIKNDLNEPVLCYEFLTTKGGETYRIFINATNGEEEKVETLNSTEQKYDPA encoded by the coding sequence ATGTTTCGCTGGATAACCATTACCTTACTGACGATCGCAGTTATAGGTTTAGGAGTGTTTGGATATAAAGAGCATCAGGATAAGAACGCAATCCTGATTCAGGCTGAAAATAATTATCAAAGAGCATTTCATGAGTTAACTTACGATGTGGATATGCTGCATGATAAGATCGGTTCAACTTTGGCTATGAATTCTCATAAACAGCTTTCACCGCAGCTTGCAGAAATTTGGAGACTTACATCTGAAGCGAGCTCGGATGTCGGGCAGCTTCCTTTAACATTGCTCCCTTTTAACAAGACAGAAGAGTTTTTACACAATATCGGTGATTTTGCTTATAAAACGGCTGTAAGGGATCTAGAGAAAGATCCTTTAACGGATGATGAAATCGCCGGTTTAGAAGGTCTCTACAAACAATCAGGAGAGATCAGGGATGAGCTGAGACAGGTACAGAGCGTGGTTCTAGAAGATAATTTAAGATGGATGGATGTAGAACTTGCTTTAGCTACCAACGATGAAAATGGAGATAACACGATCATAAACGGATTTAAGACTGTCGAAAAATCAATGGACGGTTTTCAGGAAACCAACCGGGAAAATGGGTTTGCAATTGAAACACAGCAAATGAGCAATCCGAAGATCGAAGGAAAAGAAATAAATGAAGATCAGGCGAGAAATATTGCGAAGGACTGGTTTGGAGATTCAGGGAATTCCAAAATAACGATTACGAAATCTGGAAAAGGCGCTGATATCCCTACGATTACCGCTTCTTATCAAAAAGGTGAGACAAACGGTTATATGGATATTTCCCAAAACGGCGGATACCCGTTAACTCTCATGGTAAGCCGGCAGGTGAACGAACCTAAAATTGGGTTAAATGAAGCTTCTATAGAAGCTGAGAAGTATCTTGATAAACTAAACCTTAAAGATATGGAGCTTGCGGAAAGCAGTCAATATGATAACGTAGGTGTTTTCCGTTATGTGTATTCAAAAGATGGAGTGAGGTACTATCCGAGAACTATTCACTTAAAAGTCGCTTTAGATAATGGAGAGCTGCTGGGATTAAGTGCACGCGAATTTTTCAGCAATAACTCAGAGCCGATCAACGCTGAACCAAAAATCAGTGAAGAAGAGGCCAGAGAAATGCTGAACCCTAATTTAGAGATTCAGGATAATTATTTAGCTGTGATTAAAAACGATTTAAACGAACCTGTTCTCTGCTATGAATTTTTAACGACAAAAGGTGGAGAAACTTACCGAATCTTTATTAATGCCACTAATGGAGAAGAAGAAAAAGTAGAAACCCTGAATTCGACGGAACAAAAGTATGATCCTGCATAA